The Gemmatirosa kalamazoonensis nucleotide sequence CGGCTTCCAGTGCGTGCCCGAGCTGTTCCGCACGTACGACACGTGGAAGCTCGGGCAGCCCGCCGACCGCGATCACTTCAAGCCGGACGTCACCGGCTTCGAGATCGTGAAGGTGCCGATGGAGGCGGGCGACCTGCTGATCTTCAACAGCTCCCTCGCGCACGGGATCCGGCCCAACAGATCGAACGGCAAGGTGCGCATGGCGCAATACATCTCGATGATGCCCGCGCAGGAGGAGAACGAGGCGCTGCGACAGTGGCGCATGTCGTCGTGGCGCGATCGCATCCCGCCGGAGGGCTACGCGTTCCCCGGCGACCCGCGCGGCTGGGAGCAGACGCGCTACGCGCGCGCGACGCTCACGCCGCTCGGCGAGAAGCTGCTCGGCCTGCGCTCCTGGGACGACTGAGCGCGATCGACCCGGCGCTTGCGCGACGTCGCCGCCGCGTATACGGTGTACACATGGCGGCGACACGCGACCGGATCCTGGCGGCGGCCGAGCGACTCCATCAGAAGGAAGGGCTCGACGCGGTCTCCATGCGGCGGATCGCCGAGGAGGTCGGGCTGACGCCGATGGCGCTCTACCGGCACTACCGCGACAAGGACGCGCTCCTCGACGCGCTCGTCGACGAGGGGTTCAGCCGGTGGGAGCAGTATCTCGCGCGCGCCGCCACCGCGGCCACGCCGCTCGAGCGGATCCGCGGCGCGCTCACGGCGTACGTCGGGTTCGCCCTCGGCGAGCCGAAGCTGTTCCAGCTCATGTACCTCGTGCCGCGTCCCAACCTGCCCGACGCGCCGGCGTCGCTGCGCACGACGACGTCGCCGGCGTTCGGCGCGATGGTCGATGCGGTGAAGGAGGCGATGGACGCGGGCGAGGTGCGCGCCGGCGATCCGGCGGAGCTGATCCAGGTCGCGTGGGCGACGGTGCACGGCCTCGTCACGCTCCACTTCGGCGGACGCTTCGGCTTCGACGACGCGCGCTTCCGCACGATCGCCGCGCGCACCATCGAGACGCTGCTGCTCATGCTCGCGCCGCCGACGGCCGGCCCGCTGCGGCGCTCGTCCCGATCCGCGACGTGACGTGATGCGCCGCCTGATCGCGGCCGCGGTGCTCGCCGCGCCTAACGTCATGGCCGCGCAGGCAGCGCCGGGGCGCACCTACGCGAACCCGCTCGACCTGGACTACAAGTACAACTTCGAGCAGCTCAACCAGGGGATCTCGTACCGGCAGGGCGCCGATCCGGTGATCGTGCCGCACCGCGGCGCGTACTACCTGTTCGTCACCGTGTCGGGTGGCTACTGGCGGTCGACGGATCTCGTGCGGTGGTCGTTCGTGACGCCGAGTCGCTGGCCGTTCCTCGACGTCGTCGCGCCGGCCGCGATCTCCACGGGCGACACGCTGCTGCTGCTGCCGTCGGCGACGATGCCGCAGCCGATCCTCTACTCGACGCGGCCGGAGACGGGACGGCTCGAGTTCTACAACCGGCTGCTGCCGCCGCTGCCGTACGCCGTGCAGCAGGGGAGCGAGCGCGCGGGGCAGCTCGTGCACCCCGACTCGGTGCAGCCCGGCCCGTGGGACCCGACGCTGTTCCGCGACGACGACGGGCGCTGGTATCTGTACTGGGGCTCGTCGAACGCGTACCCGCTGTACGGACTCGAGCTGGATCCGGCGCGGCGGCTCGCGTACAAGCACGAGCACCCGACGCATCTCCTGCGGCTGCATCCCGACGCGCACGGGTGGGAGCGGTTCGGGCGCGACCACCGCGACACGACGATCACGCCGTTCGTCGAGGGCGCGTGGATGACGAAGCACGGCGGGCGCTACTACCTGCAGTACTCGGCGCCGGGCACCGAGTACAACGTGTACGCGAACGGCACGTACGTCGGCGACGCGCCGTTAGGCCCGTTCACCTACGCGCCGTACAATCCCATCTCGTACAAGCCGGGCGGCTTCGTCACGGGCGCGGGGCACGGCAACACGTTCGCCGACGCGCACGGCAACTGGTGGAACACCGGCACGAGCTGGGTCGGCGTCAACTGGCCGTTCGAGCGGCGCGTCGTGATGTTCCCCGCCGGCTTCGACCGCGACGGCCAGCTGCACGTCGACACGCGGTTCGGCGACTTCCCCCACCGCGCGCCGACGTCGCGGTGGGACGACACGCGATCGACGTTCACCGGCTGGATGCTGCTCTCCTATCGCCGTCCCGCGGTCGCGTCGACGACGCGCGACACGTTCCCGGCGCGCAACGTCACCGACGAGGACCCGCGCACGTTCTGGGTGTCCGCCGCGAACCGCGCCGGCGAGACGCTCACCGTGGACCTCGGCGCGCCGCGCACCGTACGCGCGGCGCAGGTGAACTACACCGACTGGCGGTCGGACCGCTTCGCGAGCGACTCGTCGGTTTACACGACGTTCCGGCTGCAGACGTCGACCGACGGGACGACGTGGCGGACCGTCGCGGATCTCACGCGTGAGCGACGCGACCACGCGAACGCGTACGTGGAGCTCGCGGCGCCGGCGCGCGCCCGCTACGTGCGCTACGTGCACGGCCACGTCGGCGCGGCGAATCTCGCGATCAGCGACCTGCGCGTGTTCGGCACCGGTGATGGCGCGCGGCCGGGGACGCCCGACGGCCTAACGGTCCGCCGCCACGCCGACGCGCGCGACGCGACGATCACGTGGAGCCCCGTGCCCGGCGCGGTCGGCTACAACGTCCTGTGGGGGATCGCGCCGGACAAGCTGTACCAGACCTACCAGCTGTGGGCCGACCGCGGCACGTCGCTCGAGCTGCGCGCGCTCACCGCGGGACAGGGGTACTGGTTCGCGATCGAGGCGTTCGACGAGAACGGCGTCTCCGGACAGAGCCGGGTGGTCACAGCAGCGCCTTGATCCACCCGCCGTCGACCGGGATCGACGTCCCCGTGATGTAGCTCGCCCGGTCCGACGCGAGGAACGCGACGAGCGCCGCGAACTCGCGCGGCTCGCCGAGTCGTCCCATCGGGATCTCGCGCTCCCACGCCGCGAACGCCGCGGCGGTGTCGGTGCCGCGTGCGGCGGCGTTGTGCGCGGCGAGCTGCTCGACACGCTCGGTGCGCGTGTAGCCGGGGAGCACGTTGTTCACCGTGACGTTGTACGCGGCCACCTCGTTCGCGAGCGTGCGCGCCATGCCCGTGACGGCGGCGCGGATGCTGTTGGAGAGGACGAGGTTCTCCACCGGCTGCTTCACGGCGATCGACGTGACGTTGATGATGCGTCCCCAGCGGCGCTCCTTCATGCCGGGAAGCACGCCGCGCGTCAGCTCGAGCACCGAGTCGAGCAGCTGGCCGACGGCGGCGTGCCACGCGTCGCGCGAGTGGCTCTCGAACGGCCCCGGCGGCGGACCGCCGGTATTGGTCACGAGCACGTCGACGCGCCCGAACGCGTCCCTCGCCGCGGCGAGCACGCGCTCCACCTGCGCCGGGTCGCCGAGGTCCGCGGGATACGCGACGACGCGCACGCCCGACCGTCCGATCGCGTCCGCCGCCTCGCGCAGCGGCCCCTCGCCGCGCGAGCAGAGCACGAGGTCCGCGCCCTCCGCCGCCAGCTCCTCCGCCACCGCGCGTCCCAGCCCACGGCTCGCGCCGGCGACGAGCGCGACACGGCCGCGCAATCCGAGATCCATGCGAGTATCTCCTTATGGATCTCACGCCGAGGCGCGGAGAGCGCGGAGCACTGCAACGACCACTGGCGATCCAAGAGCGATGGTAAGGATCTCGAGATCCCTTCGATCGCCTGTGGATCCCCAGAGATAGTTGTCCGCGTTCTCCGCGTCTCCGCGTGAGACGGCGTTACTTCCGATGAAAGTACGAGTCCGTCCCGTCGAGCCAGTCCTGGCGCGGCGGGTTGAACACGTCGACGTCGAGCGTGTCCTCGAGCGCCGTCGCCTCGTGCGGCACGTTGGACGGGATCACCAGCACCTCGCCCGCGCGCACGTCGACCTCCCGCTCGCCGTTCTCGCCGAGGCGGAATCGGAGCGCGCCCTCGAGGATGTAGGTGATCTGCTCGTTCTCGTGCTGGTGCCGCGGGACGTGGCCGCCCTGCTTGATGTAGACGTGCGCGATCATCATGCGCGGGCCGGTGATGATGCGACGGTCGATCGTGTCGGTCACCCGCTCGCGCGGCATGTCGTCCCAGCGGAAGTGGCGGACGTCGGACTCGGTGGGCATGTACGCTCCGGATGTGGGCCGCCGCGAAACGTACACGGCGGCCCACGGCGCGTCACGCCACGAGTCACGCCACGATGCGCGCCACGACTCACTCCGCGCGCAGCGCCTGCGTCGGGCTGACGGCGAGCGCGCGCCGCGCCGGCACCGCGCACGCCAGGAGTCCCACGCCGAGCAGCCCGAGCACCACCGCCGCGAACGTCGGTGGGTCGACGGCCGAGACCTCCACGAGCAGTGAGCGGACGAGCCGCGTCAGCACGAGCGCGAACGCGACGCCGACGACGAGCCCCACGCCGGTGAGCCGCATCCCCTGCCGCAGGACGAGCCCGACGACCGCGCCGCGCGGCGCGCCGAGGGCCACGCGGAGCCCGAGCTCGTTCGTGCGCTGCGCGACGAGGTACGCGACCACGCCGTAGATGCCGATGCCGGCGAGGACGAGCGCGACGCCGGCGAACACACCGAGC carries:
- a CDS encoding TetR/AcrR family transcriptional regulator, with protein sequence MAATRDRILAAAERLHQKEGLDAVSMRRIAEEVGLTPMALYRHYRDKDALLDALVDEGFSRWEQYLARAATAATPLERIRGALTAYVGFALGEPKLFQLMYLVPRPNLPDAPASLRTTTSPAFGAMVDAVKEAMDAGEVRAGDPAELIQVAWATVHGLVTLHFGGRFGFDDARFRTIAARTIETLLLMLAPPTAGPLRRSSRSAT
- a CDS encoding family 43 glycosylhydrolase, which encodes MRRLIAAAVLAAPNVMAAQAAPGRTYANPLDLDYKYNFEQLNQGISYRQGADPVIVPHRGAYYLFVTVSGGYWRSTDLVRWSFVTPSRWPFLDVVAPAAISTGDTLLLLPSATMPQPILYSTRPETGRLEFYNRLLPPLPYAVQQGSERAGQLVHPDSVQPGPWDPTLFRDDDGRWYLYWGSSNAYPLYGLELDPARRLAYKHEHPTHLLRLHPDAHGWERFGRDHRDTTITPFVEGAWMTKHGGRYYLQYSAPGTEYNVYANGTYVGDAPLGPFTYAPYNPISYKPGGFVTGAGHGNTFADAHGNWWNTGTSWVGVNWPFERRVVMFPAGFDRDGQLHVDTRFGDFPHRAPTSRWDDTRSTFTGWMLLSYRRPAVASTTRDTFPARNVTDEDPRTFWVSAANRAGETLTVDLGAPRTVRAAQVNYTDWRSDRFASDSSVYTTFRLQTSTDGTTWRTVADLTRERRDHANAYVELAAPARARYVRYVHGHVGAANLAISDLRVFGTGDGARPGTPDGLTVRRHADARDATITWSPVPGAVGYNVLWGIAPDKLYQTYQLWADRGTSLELRALTAGQGYWFAIEAFDENGVSGQSRVVTAAP
- a CDS encoding SDR family oxidoreductase, which codes for MDLGLRGRVALVAGASRGLGRAVAEELAAEGADLVLCSRGEGPLREAADAIGRSGVRVVAYPADLGDPAQVERVLAAARDAFGRVDVLVTNTGGPPPGPFESHSRDAWHAAVGQLLDSVLELTRGVLPGMKERRWGRIINVTSIAVKQPVENLVLSNSIRAAVTGMARTLANEVAAYNVTVNNVLPGYTRTERVEQLAAHNAAARGTDTAAAFAAWEREIPMGRLGEPREFAALVAFLASDRASYITGTSIPVDGGWIKALL
- a CDS encoding cupin domain-containing protein, which translates into the protein MPTESDVRHFRWDDMPRERVTDTIDRRIITGPRMMIAHVYIKQGGHVPRHQHENEQITYILEGALRFRLGENGEREVDVRAGEVLVIPSNVPHEATALEDTLDVDVFNPPRQDWLDGTDSYFHRK